Within the Methanobrevibacter thaueri genome, the region TTACTTAGTAACGATGATGGAATAACAGCTTCAGGAATCCTGGCATCCAAAAAGGCGGTAGAGGATTTATGCGACACATATGTGGTTGCACCTGAAACCCAACAAAGTGGAATAGGCCATGCCTTAACATTATATGAGCCATTAAGAGTGAATGAATACACTTTAAAGGATGGAAGTAAAGGGTATGGTGTGGGCGGAACACCAACCGATGCAGTGACAATCGCATTATTCGAACTAATGGATGAAAAGCCAGACATAATGATTTCCGGAATAAACACCGGATTCAACATCGGACAGGCGGAACTGACAACATCAGGAACACTGGGAGCCGCAATAGAGGCCGCAAGCTTTGGAATTCCAACAATCGCAATATCCCAAGAGGTCACACGGGATGACATCAAGTTTGAAAACGGCGACATACAGGTTGATTTTGATTTTGCGGGAAAAATGCTTAAGAAATTAACTAAAATCGTTTTAAAAAAAGGTTTACCTGAAGGAATTGACCTGCTGAACGTTAATGTTCCTGCTAACCCTTCAGATGATAAGTTTGAAGTTGTAGGTTTAAGTGAAAGGATGTATAATCCTGTTATTGAAAAACGTTTGGATCCACGTGGAAAGCCATATTACTGGATTGACGGCGAACCCTATGAGGCCCACAAGTCAGGCAGTGATGGCCATGCGTTAAGGAAGTTAAATAAAACTTCAATAACACCATTAAAAATAGATTTAACCAGCGGTATGGATTTAATACGTGAATGGTTTGATTAAAATACTTATAAGTTTAAATCTTTAAGTATTTTTTCTCTTTCTTCTCTAAGTTCGTTTAAAATCTTTTCATCAGTACATCCGTCTTTTTTTAACTGAGCTATTGTGCGTGTAATAGCTTCTAAATTGCTTTCTAATTGATTGATTGCCATAGTATATATTATAAACATTAAAGTATTTAAAGTTGAAACTTCAAAATAAAAATAGAATTATCAAGGATTTGAAATAATGAGCGACGATAACGTAAATAGACTTTTTACTCAATTTAAAAATAAATATGTAACTGTTGATTTAAGAGGAGATTACCAAACAGAAGGAACAATAATAGCTATCGATAATTACTTAAATCTTGTTTTAGAAAATGAAAACGGCCTTGAAACTATCAAAGGCGGAAACATTATCTTTATAAGTTTAAAAGAAGATTAGATATTTACTTCAATACCTAATATTTCTTTTCTACCCTTATAAACGTCCATCGCTATTTGAGCTGCACCAATTGCTCCAGACTCTTTAGAAATAACCTTTAAAGGATACTTGTTTTTGAAATACTTATTGATTTCGTCCTTAAAGTCAAATGGAGTGGTTGCACTGCCAATGGAACCTGTCAGAACTATTCCCTCAATATCGTTTTCACACACGACATCAAGACCTGCTATCTCCATTGCAACGGTCATGACCAATGTGTCAATGGCCAATTTGGCTTTCTCATCACCGGCAACATAATTTTCCAATAGCTGATCCTTCATGTTAGCCACTTTTCCATCGATTTCAGCGATTTTAATGGCTCCAGCATGTGAAAAGCAATCGTTTGCAGATGCATTGTTCTCATCGATGTCACGTATCATCTCCAAATCCAGCGGTCCGTGAACAATTCCCATGGCGCCAAGGCACGCATCGATTGCACCCTTGATTCTGCCGTCCTCAATGAGAATATCAACACTGTTGGATGAAATGTCGGCAACTATGAAATTGCTCCATCCGGTCTCTTTCACAGCATTATATGAAATGCTGACCTTTTCCGGACTTGCCTGATGAGAGTAGGCTGCCCTGAACAGTCGGTCCAATGAAGTGGAGTCCTTGTGAAGTCCAGGAATCATTACAGACGGAAGGTTCAGCTCTTCCAATTCATCGAAAACGCTGGTTCCTCCACCGGTGACCTTACCTGCACCGCTCATGGATAATATTCCACGGTCCTTGACCTTGTCAGTTGGTAAAATTTGGCTTATGCCATCGCCCATTGCGTATGTGATTGCCATTAATTTAACATCATCTAAATTAACACGTTTTTTAAGTTCTTCTGAGGCAGAAACAAGACCTTTCTTACTTTCCTCCCTTCCGATTTTAAAAACATCGACAATATCGCCCTCATCTGATATTATGCAAAAAGAGATTCCAGTTGTTCCATGGTCCATTCCAATAAATACCATGATTACCACACTAAATATAATATTAAAAATAAATAAAAAAAGAAAAAAAGACGTTTATTCGTCTTTTTGTAATCCACAAGCTTTTCTAAGTCTTTCTCCAACAATTTCGATTTCTTTTTGACCTTCAGCAGCTCTCATTTCTTTTAAGTTAGCGCCGTTGGTAGCGTTTTCTTCAGCCCATTGTTTTTTGAAAGTTCCGTCTTGGATTTCTTTTAAAACTGCTTTCATACCGTCTTTAGCTTCCTGGGTAATGATTCTATTACCTCTGGTTAATCCACCGTATTCAGCAGTGTTACTTACATCAGTCCACATTCCAGCAAAACCTTTTTCGTAAATCAAGTCTACGATGAGTTTTACTTCGTGGCAGGTTTCGAAGTAAGCGATTTCAGGTTGGTAACCTGCTTCGACCAAGGTGGTGAATCCAGCATTGATCAATTCGGTAATACCTCCGCATAAAACGGTTTGTTCACCGAATAAGTCGGTTTCAGTTTCTTCTTGGAAGGTGGTTTCTAAAACGCCTGCTTTGGTTAAGCCACATGCTTTTGCCATACCTAACGCTAATTGTAGTGCATCGCCGGTTGCATCTTGTTCGACAGCAACTAAACCAGGGATACCGAATCCTTCCTCATAGGTTCTTCTTACCATGGATCCAGGTCCTTTAGGTGCAAACATTACAATGTTTACGGTTTCGTCAGGTTTGATTAATCCAAAGTGGATGTTATAACCGTGAGAGAATGAGATAGTGTTACCGTCTTCAACGTAAGGTGCTATCTGTTCGTTGTAGACTTTTTCCTGAATTTCATCAGGGAGTAAAATGTGAATGATATCAGCTTCTTTTGAAGCATCTTCAATAGTTTTTACAGTCATTCCATCTTCTTTTGCTAAGTTCCAGGAACTGCCGTTTTCTCTTAAACCTACAATAACATTAGCTCCACTATCAGCCATGTTTCTAGATTGTGCTCTTCCTTGAGAACCATATCCAATTACTGCAATGGTTTTGCCTTCAAGAGCGTCTGTATTTACATCATCGTCGTAATACATTTTCATTTAAAATCATCTCTTAACTAATTAATTGATAAAATTTAAGATATCCAATAAAATATCAAATAATACATTTGACTTTTTATATTAATAAAAGTAACTTAAATCAAATAAAAAAAATAATTGAATAGATGGATTTAGTAACCATCTACTAAAACTTTCAACTCGCCGGTCACGATATCGATGATGAGACCGTGTACAGGCACGTCCGGAATCAATGGGTGATTCTTGATTTTGTCCACAACGTCTTTAACGTTTGCTTCCTCAGATTCGAATCCGCCGATCCATTCTGCAAGGTCATATTTTGCAATGTCCTCTTCCTTGATGCCCCTTTCAAGCATTTTTGCTTTCAAAGCTTCAGCATCTGCACCAGCCATACCGCATTCAGTGTGACCTACAACCATGACCTCTTCAGCTCCAAGGTTGTATAAAGCTGCTCCGATTGATCTAATTGCATCTTCACCTACAATTGAGTTTCCAGCGTTTCTAACTATCTTTGCATCTCCCCTTTTCAAACCGAGTGCAGGTTCAAAAAAGTCAATCAATCTGCAATCCATACAGGTTAAAATAGCTAATTTTTTAGCTGCATGGTGAGACATTTCTTCGCCTTCAAAGTTCTCTACAAATTCTTTGTTGTCCTTTAATACATCTTCCAATATAGTCATTTTATACCCCCCTTGACATAGCTGTGAGGCCAGTACGGGCTATTCTTTTAATTCCATAGCCCTCCAATAAAGATATGAATGCATTGATTTTCTGTTTATCTCCAGTGAGCTCAATTAATAGTGTTTCTTCTGTAACATCTAAGATATGTGCTTTGAAAATATTAGAATATTGCATTATTTCAGCTCTTGCCTGTGCATTAGGAATGGCTACCTTTACAAGGCACAATTCCCTTTTTACGGCAGTTTTAGTGATATCTTTAATCTTGATAACGTCAATTAATTTATTCAGCTGTTTTGTAACCTGTTCAAGACCCCTTTGATCTGCATGAACGGTGATTACCATACGGGATAGGCCTTCCACCTCTGAATTACCGACAGTGATGCTGTCAATGTTGAATCCTCTTCTATTGAACATTCCGGCCACTTTTTGCAAGACCCCCGGTTTATCTTCAACCAGTGTTGAAATAACGTGATATTTCTTATCCATCTAAATCACATCCTTTTCAAGTTTGTATTCACCAATCATCTCATTGATTCCCGCTCCAGGAGGAAGCATAGGCAATGCCTCTTCAGAGTCTATTACAACATTTAACAAAACAGGCTCATTATCCTTAATTGCACTTGATAAAGCTTCTTTGGTTTCGCCAGGCTTGGTGACTCTAACCCCATTGACACCGAAACTTTCCGCCAGCTTGACAAAGTCAGGACTGTTGCCCAATAGGGTTTGGGAGTGCCTTTCATTGTACAATAAGCTTTGCCATTGATATACCATTCCTAAGGTCCTGTTTTCCAAAACGACTGCAATTACCGGTATATCATACTCTTTTACGGTAGCCAATTCTTGACAAACCATCAGGAATCCGCCGTCACCATTGATTGATACGACAGTATCATCAGGACAGGCCACTTTAGCACCGATAGCTGCAGGGAATCCGAATCCCATGGTTCCAAGACCTCCTGATGAGATGAATTTGCGTGGCTTTTGAGTGTCAAAGAAATGTGCAGCCCACATTTGGTTTTGACCGACATCAGTTGTTAGAATCGCTTCTGGATTTAAAGCCTCAGCAATTTCCTTTATAACGGTTTGCGGTTTTAAAGGAACATCATCATAAGTGACGCGAGGAAGTAACTCTTTCTTCTTCTGCTTGATCATATCAGCCCATTCGTTTACTTCAGATGATGACTTATAATCTTTTAAAACTTTATTTAATGAGGATAATGTATTTCTAGCGTCTCCTACAATCGGCAAATCAACTTCCACATTCTTACCGATTTCCGCAGGGTCAATATCAATATGAATTACTTTTGTATCTGGCGCGAAACTGTCCAGTCTACCAGTGGTTCTATCTGAAAATCTTACACCAATAGCTATTAACAAATCAGATTCATTAATATAATCATTTGAAACTTTCCTTCCATGCATTCCAAGCATACCTAATGCCAAATCACTGGTTTCATCAAAAGCTCCCTTACCTAAGAGTGAAGTCATTACCGGAGCGTTAATTGTTTCCGCAAGTTTTTTGAGTTCGCAACATGCGTTTGAAATAATAACTCCTGCACCGGCTAAAATCATAGGCTTTTTGGATTGCTTAATCAACTCACTGGCTTTTTTGATTTGTCTGATATTACCTTTTACAGTTGGATTGTAACCAGGTGTCTCGATTAAATCATCCTTGAACTCTGTCAGTTCACCTTCCTGAACCTCTTTTGGAACGTCGATTAAGACAGGACCCGGTCTTCCAGTGGAAGCTATTTCAAAACTGGATTTGATTATTGAAGGTATCATATCCGGATTTTTAGGTTGATAGCTATATTTAACGATTGGCATTGTTATACCAATTATATCCGCTTCCTGAAATGCATCATTTCCAATTAAATGAGTAGGAACTTGACCAGTAATAGCCACAATTGGAGAAGAATCCATGTAAGCTGTTCCTATACCAGTTACAAGATTGGTTGCACCAGGACCGGAAGTTGCCAAACACACACCCACACGACCAGATGCTCTCGCATAACCGTCAGCTGCATGAGCTGCGCATTGTTCGTGTCTAACTAGTATATGATCCATGTCCGCATCATATAGCATGTCATAAAACGGTATGGTTTGTCCGCCAGGATAACCAAATATTGTTTTAACCCCCATATTTTTGAGGGATTCAATTATTGCTTCTCCGCCTCTCATTGTAAAAACCTTTTAATTTATTATAACAATACTATGAATACAAAAATATATATAATTATTGAATTAATACTAATGTTAGCAAGTTGTGTGATACAATGAATTTCACTAAATATCTATGCCACAGAATGCCTGAAAGGAGCTTTTTCATAAAAGGCCATCAGTTTCCGGTTTGTGCAAGATGCACAGGATTTTATACCGGACTGATGATTTATCTAATTGTGAATCTCTTCTATAAGCACCCCTATGA harbors:
- a CDS encoding LSM domain-containing protein, coding for MSDDNVNRLFTQFKNKYVTVDLRGDYQTEGTIIAIDNYLNLVLENENGLETIKGGNIIFISLKED
- a CDS encoding beta-class carbonic anhydrase — its product is MTILEDVLKDNKEFVENFEGEEMSHHAAKKLAILTCMDCRLIDFFEPALGLKRGDAKIVRNAGNSIVGEDAIRSIGAALYNLGAEEVMVVGHTECGMAGADAEALKAKMLERGIKEEDIAKYDLAEWIGGFESEEANVKDVVDKIKNHPLIPDVPVHGLIIDIVTGELKVLVDGY
- a CDS encoding methanogenesis marker 12 protein; translated protein: MVFIGMDHGTTGISFCIISDEGDIVDVFKIGREESKKGLVSASEELKKRVNLDDVKLMAITYAMGDGISQILPTDKVKDRGILSMSGAGKVTGGGTSVFDELEELNLPSVMIPGLHKDSTSLDRLFRAAYSHQASPEKVSISYNAVKETGWSNFIVADISSNSVDILIEDGRIKGAIDACLGAMGIVHGPLDLEMIRDIDENNASANDCFSHAGAIKIAEIDGKVANMKDQLLENYVAGDEKAKLAIDTLVMTVAMEIAGLDVVCENDIEGIVLTGSIGSATTPFDFKDEINKYFKNKYPLKVISKESGAIGAAQIAMDVYKGRKEILGIEVNI
- the ilvN gene encoding acetolactate synthase small subunit, which codes for MDKKYHVISTLVEDKPGVLQKVAGMFNRRGFNIDSITVGNSEVEGLSRMVITVHADQRGLEQVTKQLNKLIDVIKIKDITKTAVKRELCLVKVAIPNAQARAEIMQYSNIFKAHILDVTEETLLIELTGDKQKINAFISLLEGYGIKRIARTGLTAMSRGV
- the ilvC gene encoding ketol-acid reductoisomerase gives rise to the protein MKMYYDDDVNTDALEGKTIAVIGYGSQGRAQSRNMADSGANVIVGLRENGSSWNLAKEDGMTVKTIEDASKEADIIHILLPDEIQEKVYNEQIAPYVEDGNTISFSHGYNIHFGLIKPDETVNIVMFAPKGPGSMVRRTYEEGFGIPGLVAVEQDATGDALQLALGMAKACGLTKAGVLETTFQEETETDLFGEQTVLCGGITELINAGFTTLVEAGYQPEIAYFETCHEVKLIVDLIYEKGFAGMWTDVSNTAEYGGLTRGNRIITQEAKDGMKAVLKEIQDGTFKKQWAEENATNGANLKEMRAAEGQKEIEIVGERLRKACGLQKDE
- the surE gene encoding 5'/3'-nucleotidase SurE; its protein translation is MKALLSNDDGITASGILASKKAVEDLCDTYVVAPETQQSGIGHALTLYEPLRVNEYTLKDGSKGYGVGGTPTDAVTIALFELMDEKPDIMISGINTGFNIGQAELTTSGTLGAAIEAASFGIPTIAISQEVTRDDIKFENGDIQVDFDFAGKMLKKLTKIVLKKGLPEGIDLLNVNVPANPSDDKFEVVGLSERMYNPVIEKRLDPRGKPYYWIDGEPYEAHKSGSDGHALRKLNKTSITPLKIDLTSGMDLIREWFD
- a CDS encoding acetolactate synthase large subunit; this translates as MRGGEAIIESLKNMGVKTIFGYPGGQTIPFYDMLYDADMDHILVRHEQCAAHAADGYARASGRVGVCLATSGPGATNLVTGIGTAYMDSSPIVAITGQVPTHLIGNDAFQEADIIGITMPIVKYSYQPKNPDMIPSIIKSSFEIASTGRPGPVLIDVPKEVQEGELTEFKDDLIETPGYNPTVKGNIRQIKKASELIKQSKKPMILAGAGVIISNACCELKKLAETINAPVMTSLLGKGAFDETSDLALGMLGMHGRKVSNDYINESDLLIAIGVRFSDRTTGRLDSFAPDTKVIHIDIDPAEIGKNVEVDLPIVGDARNTLSSLNKVLKDYKSSSEVNEWADMIKQKKKELLPRVTYDDVPLKPQTVIKEIAEALNPEAILTTDVGQNQMWAAHFFDTQKPRKFISSGGLGTMGFGFPAAIGAKVACPDDTVVSINGDGGFLMVCQELATVKEYDIPVIAVVLENRTLGMVYQWQSLLYNERHSQTLLGNSPDFVKLAESFGVNGVRVTKPGETKEALSSAIKDNEPVLLNVVIDSEEALPMLPPGAGINEMIGEYKLEKDVI